The DNA region CTGGGAACCATGGACAGGAAAGGGCTTGCAGGCAAAAGTACTATGTTGAGAAAAAATGTCCAAGCTTTTGGGCATCAAACCTTTCTTTGTGTTAGAAACGGAATCAGTGGATGTCAAAGCTAAAtacaagctgggaaaaaaatgtttgaagtctAGGGAGGAGAGTATCTTACTGATATTCTCACAAAAGATAAGGTAGGTGTTATTTGTGGAGTGCAGGGGACGAAAAGGTAGCTTATAACCTGTGGACCTGGAGAGGGCGAGAAATTATGATATCCTATAAAACTTCAGAGTCTGCTTTTTCCTAGCAGAATTATGAATTCTTGTTCCCAGACCTGGGACCACACTTGTTGGAATATAAGATATTTTATGTAGCATTTTCTACTTTCAGTGAGATGTTTTTAGGTCAGCAATGAAAAGGCTGAAAATCACTTTATTAGCACTGCAAGGACAGACCCAGGTACAAAGACACAATGGAAGTATACCCATGACTGAGTggagagtggaaaaaaaagagtattactTAGGTGTTTTGTGCTTTaataacttggattttttttgccGTAGAGTGAGCATGGCATGAACTGGATAAAACAAATGGAGAAAGGTATTACAGTCTCTGGTGTTAGTTCTGTAAACAGGCCAAAGGATCAAGTACATGGcaaattttaaaattgctaaGTTTTATTCGGAGAAATGATTGTCACAGAAGCTTTCTGTGTTTAATATTCTATGAGGttaaacaacttttatttttaattgatcaGCAAATGTCATCTTCTAGCCAGCATCAAAGAGCCAACAGCCACAAAAATCTGTGTAAGCAGCAAAGGAATTGCTGAACGTTTTCAGTGTGTTCGATGCAATGATACAGAAAAGCTTCGAAGACAAACTGCAGTCTGTAATCTAAGagtaagaatatttttaagtaGTTGTTTTCTTGACTTATTTTAGTTTGGGAAGAAGAAAGTGGGGAATAGGGAAGTGACTTTTAGAAGTCTGGAGTAAAAATTTCCCCTCTGCTAAGTTAGAAAAAACAGTAGTTTTATACTTCCTTCAGATGTTTAATGAAAGAAGGATTTTGAGCCCTGTGTTTTGGGAGACTGAGAACAAAGCTATGGGAAAATTAGcctgtttcttttccataattTCATCTATCCTCCTGTTCTCAAATGGATGCTTAGAGCCAGGGTAACACAAGCCAGAAATACATGATTCATCATTGGATTATTTGGGAAAGAGGATGGTGTGAGAGGGGACAATCCTTCTTCATTGTGggctaaaattttaattattttatattggcTGCAAGCTATAGGTATGCATATACATAATAATGAAACTGACACTCAAAATCTTGTTCCTGCCTCTGAGTATGGAATTCTCTTTTcctaaaaatctatttttgtcctttttaagtGCAGTTTTAAAGTAACTGTTAGCAGTTGCTAATCTATGTAAATTCTCCTCTGTTAAACCTGGTCTCATTAGGATTGTATATATCTATCTTTGTATGAAGTCCTTGAAGtgaacttttcttcatttttattttagtggcAGTTCTGTTATATTGGATTCCCCATagaactggaaggaaaatatttcatccaCGCTTACAGTTtactgcagcaaaaataaaagaggaTTTTCTACCAAAATCCTTTTTTGTTAACTGATCAGGTACTTTCTCAAGCATTCTCTGCTAAatgatactactttttttttttttcatccatgtTATTGCACAGATTTCCTTAATAAGGCCAGAAATGGCTCctgttttcagtgtgttttgcAATCTTTCTAGCATCCTGTAGACACACAGTCATCAAAGCTGAGAACTCAAATGCAGCCAGCTCTTTAgcagtgatttgttgttttgtttggttccCTCCccatgcttgttttgtttttgtgtttgcttgCCATTTATCTTTTAGCAACAGAGAAATGGAtattgtttttcaaaggaaaaaatatttcttctgctgtcaATTTGAAAAGAATTTACACTCTTAGCTATACAGCTTTTCAGTGTAGTTCTTAGCAAACATTAATCAGGAATATTATTTCTCTAAAATTGTAAGGCAGCCTGTAAGTTTGGAGGGAGAGCATGTTGTTCTGGTCATTTTGCTCAATGACTGTAGAACTGGCGATCTCTGTCTCCACACAGACAAGCACCAGCTCGGTGCTTGTTCTCCAGGAAACCTGTCCACCAGGAGAGCAGGTGTCCTTAGTAATGAGAAGGCAGCCGTATTCATTATACTTCCCTTAAAGGTTTGACTTCTCAGGTGAGGATCAAGGCATTGCTGCTGTGTACATAGCACTCTTCCATACAGAGGATGTTCCCCACCTAGATGGGGTTGAATTAACTATAGTTTGAAATAGGTCAtacctgtttattttctttcttgtttttgaCTTGTATGGTCAGGAGATAGAGAGATAATAAGCAGAGCAGCCTGATAAtgggatgcctttttttttttccttttttttttttcttttaatctgcagTAAGAGCATTGCTGGTAAACAAGCTTTTGTTGCCACAAAGACGACCGCTGGGATTTTTTTACTTAATGCCTACTTATCACTATCACATTTCAGGCAGCTGTCTATGAAGTTTATGTAAGTCGAGTGTGTTTTGTGTGAGTGCATGCGTGTGTTTGAGGATGTGGTGATAGAAATAAGGATGGTGATAGAAAATAAGGCAAAACCACTGTTCACGGAGCAGGAGCTAAATAGGCTAGTAGCTATTTTGAATTGTCCTTTCTAAAATACATTGTACTTAGGGATTtatttatgcatattttaatAGACTTTAGTGAAAATGCACACAGATCATGCATTTGCTAAAATTTTAAATATCCATTTAAATTCACAGGTTGTAAAGATAATGTaatgaaatacagcaaaagtTGTATTGAAATAGGTAAGTGCTATGTACACATATAGATATCAtactgaagggggaaaaaatgagtcTTCAAAAGTGTTTCACAATATCATCTTTGCCTGAGTATGGAATAGGGCCCAAGCCCTATTTCTGAATGTTTCCCTGTATCATACTCATGGCCTTAAAATGGGAATTTTGAGAATTCTGTATGGGTTAATTTAGATAATAATGCCATATTTTAATCCATGAATATGGAATCAAGAAGTTTTCTTGGTTTCTCTGAGGTGATGAATTCAGTTTAGTTACTGGTTGGTACACTATGATGTGAACAAAAGTACCTTTAGTAGACTAAACAAATTCTGTGCAGATTTGAGCATGCAGATGTGCCATTAATACTAAGAACTACTGTTTCTAAATCTGTTAGAGGTTTAATGGGCTAGATATTTTTACCACATTAATTTTCAAGTAACAGGGCCTGAATCCAAACAACTGCAGGGGGTCCCTGTTGTAACTAACACTTCTGACTTGCCCCTTCAAAAGCACAAACACTCTATTAGGTCATAAGGTGCCATCTGCAGGGTGTATGGTGTCTGTCACAAGCACAGTTAAGCAGAAACCCATTTCATTACTTACATAGTTATTAACAACTTTAAACTGAAATCTTTTCAATGCTTAGGAAGTTTGTGGAATCCAAATATAACTGTTCGTAAAACAGAGAGAATTAGAAGTTAATTTTACAACAAGCAGTCTTGGGCTTGAATATTTAATACTGCTTTATGAGCATAAAAATTATGAAGTATTTCTTGAAAAAACAGTGGAAGCAAAGGTAACTTTCTGTTAAATCATAATAAATTGAAAGCATAGTTTTCTAAGTTCTCCTTCTGTATTAGCACAGCAGGAAGCATatgcttccactgaagtcaaatcAGCAGAGCTGGCTAGCAAACACTGAGATGGTCTAAAAGAACATCTGCTCCACTGTGAcaataatattattttattttttgagattatattctttattttttagaaTGTTTTTAAACAATATAATTTTGTTAAGAATGAGATTCATCAATGAACGtgaaagcattaagaaaataTACAGTAACTAGTTAATTAGGCTTCACTAACATGAAACGCACGTTGCTTGTAATTCTTACCAAGATATTCACCCTGTTTTGTTATATTAGACTAGTAGATTTAAAGATAAATATATGCACTATCTGTAATTCTgatgttaaatatatatattagttTTAAAACCtattaaatgcaatttaaaatgcaattaaatattaaatgtgaTTTAACTTAGTAATGACTCCTTTTGTCATAAATGCCTTTgacctttttctccctcccacacTCTTCTTCAGGATTTCATTTCATTATTAGATAAATGAAACTAGAATTTCTGTGAGGATACCAGGGAGTGATGAGACCACCAATGTTTTTGTAGAGGCAAGTTTTTGATTTATTTCCAGTGAAAAGAGTATTTGCTTTTATATAACTGATGTGAAGAGTTGTACTAATTCTGACTAACAAACAAGACGGAATCATAGCACTGTgaatcacttaatttttttcttattacttttttttttacttatgaaTTGGTAGATATCAATCCTCTTCTCACGAGTGTCCCTGTGCTATAAAGCTTAAAGCAAACATACCTGATATGTTTACACTGAATTTTCTTAGATTCTTATTTATCTCAAGAATCTCTcttaatttttgttatttgtaTCATTTGTAAGGAAACTATCAAGAAAATCTGGTAACAGTTTTAGGGAGCACAGTACTCCTGTCAGGAGCCCAAACCATAGTACAGAAGGAAATACATGAAAGGAATGAATCTGTGCAGAAATCCCATTTAACTGTGTATTGGATTTACTCTGCTTCCCCCCCCAGATAATTCCTTACTTTGCTAAGCGTGGATATGACTGCCCAAGGCCTTCAGAAAACCTAGCAAACTGCGTGCAGACGAAAGCCAATGGTTAGTCGAGTATTTCTCATTCCTGAGTCAATATTCAATGCAAACTAAAGAGAAACTGCTCAGTGTTTTCTGTTGCATTATGTATCGTGTATATTCAGCAGATTTTCCCCTGTATGTTTGCAAAAATctgggaaaataaatgttttggtaTACAGATATTTGAATgtcaaaatactgttaaaaagcaGATGACTTTGGTCTTAGATGACTTCATGTACGCTGACCTTGGCAAATTTTGcctttcatcttcctcctcttaaaagttgaaattttatgCTTAATACAGTAATGCCGCAGTTCAGGAATTAGTTATTTTTTAACTATTGCTCATAGTAAAACCCTAAACAAAATGGAAGAGAGGAGAACAATTGATGAGATGTCAAGGTGCAGGAGGAGGTATGTTCCAGAAACATGGGAGGAACTTGGAGGGAGCAGATTCAGACTGATAGGTCTTATTTCAAAGTagggaagaaaattaagtaaTGAAGTCAACAGCTCTGTAGCTCTCAATGTGATTATTAACCGGTTTTCGTTACCTTTTAGCACAATTTCTCTTCCATGTATGGACATCGGAAAGGCTCATTTTAGTAATCTGTTACCCAAAGACAGCTTTTTCAGCTGTGCAAGACTTGCTTCAAAGCGATTGTTCTTTCTGCTTTAGAGATCCTCACAATCAATTCAGCTGGAAGGTCTGCGTGTTTTCTCCTTGCTGCTCTACTTGTGATAGTATGTATTATTGCTGTGGTAGCTTGTGTCATCACAGAGGTAAGAGTTCTCACTTTTTTGAACTTTAGTATTTCTGTAATTCCTGTTCTTTGAGTTTTGCTGCAAGCATCCTTTTAGATGAGATAAGATCATATGAAAGAGACTACCTTTTAGGTTTCAATGTAATAGAAACTCTCTCAAGTTGTGGCTACATTAATGTTTTAGTTTAAATCAGTACTGCGCTTTTGAAGGGAATTACCCATCAGCCTCactctggtttggtttgtgttgcAGGGTGGTTAAGGAGTGCAGCCTTGcagaatttttaatgaaagcagatTAAAAGGAAGTCAGTTCGTTCTTGTGTGCTTTGTAGAAAGTACATTCATTGATCTTTGATATTTATTATCTTGTTAGAGGCGTTTTAATAGTTTTAATCTGGATTATAATTGCAGATATGGAGTTAAGGTGTGATCTGAGGGTGGCCAGAACCttgacaacaaaagaaaaaaaccccaacaaatagcACTTCTGTAACTAAGGTCTGTTTGTTGGGTGAAAAAGCCCACATGCCTGTACCACATGACTGAGGTTGGTGCTGGCTATATGAAAACGTATCTAGTTCTTTTGAGTGTATTATATTGgattttttaaatagggaaaagAGTGGATAACTACCGTGGATAGTGACTAGCTAGCAAGAGCTTTTGGTGATGAGAACAGGCAAGAAAAAATACTCCACTTTCAAATTCTTAAGTCTTTCCACTgaataatataatttattatataAGCAAAATACCAACAGCAACGGTAGTTTGGGTTCtcccatttaattttttccattaTGATCGCTTATATAACAATTTCATTTCCTGGTAACATTACAAGTATGAATCAGAATAAGGCATTAAACCCACAGCCTGCACTCTTCAGCTATTGCTTCTGTGTATGTGGATCTGGAATAAATCTTGGCTTAACATCTGCCATGTCAATATTTTATACCTCAAATTCCCACACTGTGCAATTTTAATATACATAACCTATATAATATAAATGCAGTGAATTTGGAGATGATTGTGATACTCTGTACACAGAATTCAATGCCTACAATTCAAAAGAAGTATAGCAATGCTGAAGACTTTTGCACCACTTTTAGAAAAATCTCAGTTGAAGttagttttaataaaatacaaaaatatgtcAGCAGAAGATCAATACAACTGCACTGCAAAAAGGGTCATTTGGGGAAAGGAATCCTCAATTAATCATGTTCCACTGTAAACATATCTGTTACCATACAAATGCAGCTCGCTCTCGTAACATTCTGACACCAAACCGTTGCCATTCTCGCTGATATATCCATAGCTCCTGCGTTGTATCAAGACAGGCTAAAACTGCACCTCCTTTCCATGCAATTAAGCGGGGATCCATATCCTAAATTAAAAACACAGATTGTACACAATCACTGTGTAAATTCACATAGTTTTTAAAACTTGTATCCTAATTTTTCCAACAGTACTCACCACTTAAAAGCTCAGGGATTAGGGGAGGAGAaaagtttttcaaaattattcaggaaaaaatagtGAGATAAAAAATATGGAATGAAGGTGTTTaaagaagtaacttttttttttttttttaagatgccttCTAGGCATGTCTTGGAAATCCTGCCCTCAGCAATGGAGGTTCTGAAAAATACTCAAGTTTTGATTTTACAGATTTTGCCTGATTACTGCCAAATGAAAATTGTTCTTTTAATGCCATACTTTCTTTTACCTTAATAGCAATAAAAAACCCTAACACAATTTCTTGCTGAGCAGATAGGCTAACTTCACGGGCCAGTACTAACTGCTTCTTTAAGAATACGGCCTTTAGCTAATAAACACTTCAGTGATCAGCACTAGTAATACTCTTGCTCTACCTCTAACTTCCTGCCTATAATCTGAGAGTGCTATGTTATGAGCTGAAAGCTGTCCTAAATCTCCTCAGATATGCAACTAATATGTGATTTTGAAAGAacgtgttttttttaatcttttgaagATTTCAACCAATCGTAGTTTATTAACCATCAGTTAACAGTATACCTTAGGTCTTGTGATGACTTCAACATTTTCAACGACTCTTCTAAAAGAGGGTGGCATTTTGTTGAGAATTCGGTGTTGAAGAAACTCTTGAGCTTTATGAAACATAAGGCCTCCTCCTACTACTAAGATGGAGCTGTACATCTTCTTTTTTGTATCATCAGATGCTGGAATGAACAGATGCatagaaatacatttattttttaaagttaatatgGTCTGTATTTGTATTATAAAGAATTTAGTGCAAGTCAAACCAGATAGAAActgaaattctttttctgttccttggaGATTCAAAACTTCTAGCTCAAGAAACCTCAACAAAGATGCAAGTATAAGGAACAGTGTAGTGCTCTAGAGATGAGGAAAACCTAGGGACATATGTGTTTCTTTGGTAAAATAGAGGTGTTACCATAAATCCACACTGACATGCACACTTCATAGAACTGTACAAATATAATTCTTACCGCAGCAGTCAATACTATGAAGAATGGCTTTGTCAAGGCCTAAGGCTTTGCCTTCAAACTGAGAAATAGCTGTTTTCCTGGACATGTGTGCAGTTAAAGGTTCCTCTGAATCATTTCCAGATATCATACAATCGCTCTGGGAAGATCCCAGTTCCACTTCTTGTGGGTAGATCCTCTCTGAAATGTCTGAGGTTTGGCCTCTCAAGTCTCCCTCAAATGCACCAGGCTTTGACATAGATTTTCTATCAGCTGTAGCTTTTGCAgacttaaaaatgagaaaacaagttGAACTACGAAAAATGCAAAAAGATCTTCAGCAGGTTAGAGAACAATACAAAGACTTAACTAAGCACCGTTGTACTTCCCTTCACCTTTTTGCACAGAAAGGTTAAGCATTGTATTACTTCATTTTAATCCTCAATTTCAAACCAAGGGTGTTATTTGAAACTCCATCAGATGTATCAATGCCGTAAGATGAAGCCCTCTTAGACTCTGAAAATTAACAGTTCTAGTTAAGGACTTGTCTAACATTTGTAATTCCTTactctaaatttattttttaatgcttctggCCCAGATAACAAACTTTGGTTTCTTAGATGAGCTAATGAGTCTTGATTTTATTCCCCAAttaattaataatgaaaaataaaatgagcatTCACACACCTGCTCCTGCTTACTTTGTGTGGCTAGCAGATAATGTTCATCATGAGGATCTTCAGGGTCACCTTGTGACCTGTGTTGCAAAGTTGTCATTTTTTGTCCAACAATTCCAAAAGTTGCTGGATAAAACAGAGCCATTGGAGCCTGAAGAACGACAGATTTGACATGGTTTTACTGCATAGTTTTTGGTTTCTttactaagaaaaaagaaaaagcttgttcTATTTTTCTCACAATTGGAAATCAAATACACTTTTTTCAAATAGTTTTGTAAATGGCTAAAGTGTCTTCAGctttgtgtaattaaaaaaacccacccaaaaataCAATTGCACATGTATATAGGTTTCTTTACAGATTCTGGTATTGTATGATAAATAAGTATTGAAATGCAGTTTGTTACAAAATTTGAAAATTCAACGGTGAGGTGAGAAACTTGTGAAATTAGCATTCATTCCTTGCCCTTGAAGGATAAATATCATCATATTTAGTTGAAGCTACAACCATTCTGCCTAAAGCTAGCTAGGAAGTCTTGTGCATCCACCAGTGCTGCATTAGGCTCATTCATACAtataggaattaattttaaaactaacAGGCGTATGTTAAGAACAATCCATAAATCATGTGGGCTCAGTAGCACTGAACTGATAGAAAGTGAGGCCCTGAGCCTGAATGCTGAATATAATTcttgtaattaaaaaagaaaaaaaaccaatcacCTGTAATTTTTCATCTCCTAATCGGAACTGGTATAATAAAGCTGGAGAATCTGGATGACGAATCTGGAACTCATGGTCTTGCAATCCAGAAATATCCTAAGGtcaaaaacaatgtaaaaaatttGTATATTTTATACCTCTCTATCAAGCTGCATAATCTATTTAAACTGTAGGAAACAAAGAGGAACAAAACTCTTCAGACTGTGAATTTCATTTACCTATTCTTGAACTCTTTTTCAAGTCTTTTCCCTGTAGCACAGTCTGCCAAAACAGCTTTCTACATGCCTAAGCCTCTATAATGAAGGTTTGTGCAGAAAGAAGAGATCTGCTGGCAGACCTTACAAAACTGAAgttgaaaaccagcaaatatGCAGCTACTATCAGCTTCTTTGAGTAGAGTAAGAACAAAGAAACTACATTTCTAAGGGTTGGGATTCTTTCgactagaagaaaaataaaacaagttacaAATACTTCAAGTCTAAAGCTTCTCCACCTTTTGCCAGTATTCTACTGagtaaaatattacattttattccATTTACAAGCAATTGTAGACTCGCAAAAGGGTTGCCCAGAGTAGCAttctgtaaaggaagaaaaaaattactttgagaaTATATAATTTTCCCTTCTCACCTGGTCTAGATGACAAAATATCTCCTTTAAGTGCTGAAGCAGCAGGCAATCCAACTTATTAGTTAACTGACAGTCTCTGTATGGGAATCCTGCTCGTTGCATAAGCCAATAAAAACACCTTGACACATCAGATCCTCCATATGCAAGGCACAGCCtaaagcacagagaagaaaaaatttgcTGAAATACTTCCTTTTACAGTGGCATACATAGGAATACAAGCAACATTTTAGACATGCTGTGATCATGGCCTCCATAATTTGCAGAGCACAGTATCAGTTCtgccagttttcttcttttaaagagaTCAGAATTCTTTAATACTGTAGCATGATGACACTGTCACACAGCTCACAGTAAAAAGACcttgtatttgtaaaaaaaattgcctgttttTAAAGTCAAGTCTTTGGTAAGCAATGAAGGACACGCTTATAATAATTCTGCATATTACAAGATACCTGGTGTTGCGATGGGAAACACCGTCTTCTACACAGCAAACGCTTGTCTTCTGATCTCCCACATCTACTATACACGCGCTGCTTAAACCACTTCCGAAAGTAGCACAGACTGACTCCTGGTGTACAACAATTCCTAGCAATATGAGGAAAAATTATATCCAATTTATGCCAAGCTCCAGAGGCATGTTGCTGACATTTAAAGGACAtcttaatgtcttttaaaatctaCTGACTCTGCCTGACTCTGCACTGAAAGTTTTTGTATTTAGTGAAGATGGGGGCAGGGGGacttacagatttttttgttgggtAGGCCCTTAAAGTCCTGAGCAAAGCTAAGAGCTGGGTGGATGCCTATATTcaaatgttcttatttttttgcaagtttaaaGACACTGCCTCCAGACTTTACTTGCTTTTGTAACCAGTATCACAGGGTCTTGGTTATCAGATGCACGTGAagcattttcctaattttttctagttttaatcAAGTATCATTACCATTAGCATTTTAGATGGGTTCTTTAAATAATACTAAAACAAGGTCCAATTTcactctctgctttcctttcaatCCACCTTTAACTCTGTAAAAGAGTACTTTTGTGTCATAAGCCCATGCTTAAACCTGAGAAGTACTGGAGGCTTCAATCTATCCTTCTAGCCAATGAAGGAAAATAGCTCAATTGAGCTGTGCTTTGTAGACAAAAACTAAGTAcaattttaaagacaaatgtttttaaatacataaagagAATTTAATTATGCTCTATAATTAGTTCAGCTCTTCACCAAATTATTATTTAGGAAAAGGCACTCTGAAGAATTATTAATGATACTTTATGATTTTCACTTTCATACATCAGATGAATAcgaagttttgtatttttttcttagtattctTCCTGTTTCTCTGAAGCTAACACATTTCAACTGAAAATTCTTCTATCCTAGTGCCAGTACATTTTTACATAGTAGTATTATCAGGTACTGTTCACATTACATCTATGTAAAAACAGAGGAGG from Accipiter gentilis chromosome 23, bAccGen1.1, whole genome shotgun sequence includes:
- the ACTR8 gene encoding actin-related protein 8, whose protein sequence is MTQAEKGEAENGKDKERDREREQRGVKRPIVPAAVPESLQEQIQSNFIVVIHPGSTTLRLGRATDTLPVGIPHVIARRHKQQGQAAYRDSWLLRDGLNKPESTEQRQNGLKMVDQAIWSKKMSNGARRIPVSPDQARSYNRQMRPAILDHSSGAKWTNTSNHPEFLVGEEALYVNPLDSYNIHWPIRRGQLNLHAGPGGSLTAVLADLEVIWSHAIQKYLEIPLKDLKYYRCILLIPDIYNKQHVKELVNMILMKMGFSGIVVHQESVCATFGSGLSSACIVDVGDQKTSVCCVEDGVSHRNTRLCLAYGGSDVSRCFYWLMQRAGFPYRDCQLTNKLDCLLLQHLKEIFCHLDQDISGLQDHEFQIRHPDSPALLYQFRLGDEKLQAPMALFYPATFGIVGQKMTTLQHRSQGDPEDPHDEHYLLATQSKQEQSAKATADRKSMSKPGAFEGDLRGQTSDISERIYPQEVELGSSQSDCMISGNDSEEPLTAHMSRKTAISQFEGKALGLDKAILHSIDCCASDDTKKKMYSSILVVGGGLMFHKAQEFLQHRILNKMPPSFRRVVENVEVITRPKDMDPRLIAWKGGAVLACLDTTQELWIYQREWQRFGVRMLRERAAFVW